One Diospyros lotus cultivar Yz01 chromosome 1, ASM1463336v1, whole genome shotgun sequence genomic window carries:
- the LOC127790097 gene encoding IAA-amino acid hydrolase ILR1-like 3 isoform X2: MGFTRFSCVTILLLLVASSHAVQGSYDQGYAKSILSSARREKNWLVSIRRKIHENPELRFEEHNTSALVRRELDRLGISYAYPLAKTGLVAQIGSGSRPVVALRADMDALPLQELVEWEHKSKIEGKMHGCGHDAHTTMLLGAAKLLHERKDFLKGTVRLIFQPAEEGGAGAAYMMKEGALGDAEAIFGLHIDAKRPTGNIATISGPFLAAVSFFEARIEGIGGHAAEPHTSVDPILAASFAILALQQLISREVLSVTYVRGGTTWNVIPPYVEIGGTLRSLTTEGLNTLQRRVKEVIEGQAAVQRCTAQVAVNYDEHPPYPACVNDERLHEHVKKVGELVLGPENVKPGNKVMAGEDFAFYQEAIPGFMFSIGIRNEELGSVHLPHSPYFFLDEDVLPIGATLLTAIAETYLNDHQESVLQ, encoded by the exons ATGGGATTCACGAGATTCAGTTGTGTGACCATTCTGCTTCTCTTGGTGGCCTCATCGCATGCAGTTCAGGGCAGCTACGACCAGGGCTACGCAAAATCGATTCTGAGCTCGGccaggagagaaaaaaattggcTAGTCTCGATAAGAAGGAAAATCCATGAAAACCCAGAACTTAGATTCGAAGAACACAACACCAGTGCCCTGGTTCGGAGAGAGCTCGACAGGCTTGGCATCTCCTATGCTTACCCACTAGCCAAAACGGGTTTGGTTGCCCAAATTGGCTCTGGTTCTCGCCCCGTCGTTGCTCTTCGTGCCGATATGGATGCCCTTCCTTTGCAG GAGCTAGTTGAGTGGGAGCATAAGAGCAAAATAGAAGGGAAGATGCACGGATGTGGACACGATGCTCATACAACGATGCTGCTTGGTGCTGCTAAGTTGCTCCATGAAAGGAAGGATTTTCTTAAG GGAACTGTGAGACTTATTTTTCAACCTGCCGAGGAGGGTGGTGCTGGTGCAGCTTACATGATGAAGGAAGGTGCTCTTGGTGATGCTGAGGCAATTTTTGGGCTGCACATTGATGCTAAAAGACCCACAGGAAACATTGCAACTATTTCTGGACCTTTTCTAGCTGCTGTATCCTTCTTTGAAGCAAGGATAGAAGGAATTGGCGGGCATGCTGCAGAACCGCACACTAGTGTGGATCCGATACTTGCTGCATCATTTGCAATTTTGGCATTGCAACAGCTCATCTCGAGAGAA GTACTATCTGTTACTTATGTCAGAGGTGGAACAACATGGAACGTTATCCCACCATATGTAGAAATAGGGGGCACTTTAAGGAGTCTTACAACGGAAGGTTTGAACACACTTCAACGTAGGGTCAAAGAG GTCATTGAAGGACAGGCAGCTGTACAAAGATGTACTGCACAAGTTGCTGTGAACTATGACGAACACCCTCCATATCCAGCTTGCGTGAATGATGAGCGTTTGCATGAGCATGTGAAGAAAGTTGGAGAGCTCGTACTGGGTCCTGAGAATGTCAAGCCGGGCAACAAGGTGATGGCAGGCGAGGATTTTGCATTCTACCAAGAAGCGATTCCCGGGTTCATGTTTAGTATTGGAATAAGAAACGAAGAGCTAGGCTCGGTTCACTTGCCACATTCCCCATACTTCTTTCTCGACGAGGATGTGCTTCCAATCGGGGCCACTCTACTCACTGCCATTGCTGAGACATATCTAAATGATCATCAAGAATCCGTTTTGCAGTAA
- the LOC127790097 gene encoding IAA-amino acid hydrolase ILR1-like 3 isoform X1, whose amino-acid sequence MGFTRFSCVTILLLLVASSHAVQGSYDQGYAKSILSSARREKNWLVSIRRKIHENPELRFEEHNTSALVRRELDRLGISYAYPLAKTGLVAQIGSGSRPVVALRADMDALPLQELVEWEHKSKIEGKMHGCGHDAHTTMLLGAAKLLHERKDFLKGTVRLIFQPAEEGGAGAAYMMKEGALGDAEAIFGLHIDAKRPTGNIATISGPFLAAVSFFEARIEGIGGHAAEPHTSVDPILAASFAILALQQLISREVDPLESQVLSVTYVRGGTTWNVIPPYVEIGGTLRSLTTEGLNTLQRRVKEVIEGQAAVQRCTAQVAVNYDEHPPYPACVNDERLHEHVKKVGELVLGPENVKPGNKVMAGEDFAFYQEAIPGFMFSIGIRNEELGSVHLPHSPYFFLDEDVLPIGATLLTAIAETYLNDHQESVLQ is encoded by the exons ATGGGATTCACGAGATTCAGTTGTGTGACCATTCTGCTTCTCTTGGTGGCCTCATCGCATGCAGTTCAGGGCAGCTACGACCAGGGCTACGCAAAATCGATTCTGAGCTCGGccaggagagaaaaaaattggcTAGTCTCGATAAGAAGGAAAATCCATGAAAACCCAGAACTTAGATTCGAAGAACACAACACCAGTGCCCTGGTTCGGAGAGAGCTCGACAGGCTTGGCATCTCCTATGCTTACCCACTAGCCAAAACGGGTTTGGTTGCCCAAATTGGCTCTGGTTCTCGCCCCGTCGTTGCTCTTCGTGCCGATATGGATGCCCTTCCTTTGCAG GAGCTAGTTGAGTGGGAGCATAAGAGCAAAATAGAAGGGAAGATGCACGGATGTGGACACGATGCTCATACAACGATGCTGCTTGGTGCTGCTAAGTTGCTCCATGAAAGGAAGGATTTTCTTAAG GGAACTGTGAGACTTATTTTTCAACCTGCCGAGGAGGGTGGTGCTGGTGCAGCTTACATGATGAAGGAAGGTGCTCTTGGTGATGCTGAGGCAATTTTTGGGCTGCACATTGATGCTAAAAGACCCACAGGAAACATTGCAACTATTTCTGGACCTTTTCTAGCTGCTGTATCCTTCTTTGAAGCAAGGATAGAAGGAATTGGCGGGCATGCTGCAGAACCGCACACTAGTGTGGATCCGATACTTGCTGCATCATTTGCAATTTTGGCATTGCAACAGCTCATCTCGAGAGAAGTAGATCCCCTCGAAAGTCAA GTACTATCTGTTACTTATGTCAGAGGTGGAACAACATGGAACGTTATCCCACCATATGTAGAAATAGGGGGCACTTTAAGGAGTCTTACAACGGAAGGTTTGAACACACTTCAACGTAGGGTCAAAGAG GTCATTGAAGGACAGGCAGCTGTACAAAGATGTACTGCACAAGTTGCTGTGAACTATGACGAACACCCTCCATATCCAGCTTGCGTGAATGATGAGCGTTTGCATGAGCATGTGAAGAAAGTTGGAGAGCTCGTACTGGGTCCTGAGAATGTCAAGCCGGGCAACAAGGTGATGGCAGGCGAGGATTTTGCATTCTACCAAGAAGCGATTCCCGGGTTCATGTTTAGTATTGGAATAAGAAACGAAGAGCTAGGCTCGGTTCACTTGCCACATTCCCCATACTTCTTTCTCGACGAGGATGTGCTTCCAATCGGGGCCACTCTACTCACTGCCATTGCTGAGACATATCTAAATGATCATCAAGAATCCGTTTTGCAGTAA